The following coding sequences lie in one Vibrio casei genomic window:
- a CDS encoding malic enzyme-like NAD(P)-binding protein has product MSDDQQQNDFRQQALDYHAFPTAGKIAIALTKPADTAEDLALAYSPGVAEPVREIALNPDNAYKYTGKGNMVAVISNGTAILGLGNLGPLASKPVMEGKALLFKRFAGLDSIDIQVKHRTIDEFVDTVANIADTFGGINLEDIKAPDCFEIERQLIERCDVPVFHDDQHGTAIVTAAGMLNAIELQGKKLSECKIVCLGAGAAAVACMELLIKCGALREKIYMLDRKGVIHTRRDDLNEYKLLFANNTDMRTLEDVIEGADLFLGVSGPNLLPPEALALMADKPIVFACSNPDPEIKPELAHKVRNDLIMGTGRSDYPNQVNNVICFPFIFRGALDVRASEINTEMKLAAVEAIRQLAKEAVPAEVLKAAGVDDLSFGINYIIPKPMDPRLLPRVAGAVARAAVESGVARIELPEQYK; this is encoded by the coding sequence ATGTCAGATGATCAGCAACAAAATGATTTTCGCCAACAAGCTCTTGATTATCATGCCTTCCCTACGGCAGGAAAGATTGCGATTGCACTCACGAAACCTGCAGATACGGCAGAAGATTTAGCTTTAGCTTACAGCCCGGGTGTGGCTGAGCCTGTTCGTGAAATTGCGCTGAATCCTGATAATGCCTACAAGTACACCGGAAAAGGTAACATGGTTGCCGTGATTTCAAATGGTACCGCTATTTTGGGATTGGGTAATTTAGGCCCACTGGCTTCAAAACCTGTGATGGAAGGGAAGGCCTTATTGTTCAAACGTTTTGCTGGATTAGATTCTATCGATATTCAAGTTAAGCACCGTACCATTGATGAATTTGTCGATACCGTTGCCAATATTGCCGATACATTTGGTGGCATCAACTTAGAAGATATTAAAGCGCCAGATTGTTTTGAAATTGAGCGTCAATTGATTGAACGCTGTGATGTGCCGGTTTTTCATGATGACCAACACGGTACTGCGATTGTTACGGCTGCGGGAATGTTAAACGCGATTGAGCTACAAGGTAAGAAATTATCAGAATGCAAAATAGTGTGTTTAGGTGCGGGTGCGGCGGCAGTAGCGTGCATGGAATTGTTGATTAAGTGTGGAGCCTTGCGCGAGAAAATCTACATGCTTGATCGTAAAGGTGTGATTCATACTCGCCGTGATGATTTGAACGAATACAAATTATTGTTCGCGAATAACACTGACATGCGTACGCTAGAAGACGTGATCGAGGGGGCCGATTTATTCTTAGGGGTTTCAGGCCCTAATCTATTACCACCAGAAGCATTGGCATTAATGGCCGACAAACCTATCGTATTTGCTTGTTCGAATCCTGATCCTGAAATTAAGCCTGAATTAGCGCATAAAGTGCGTAATGACTTAATCATGGGGACGGGGCGCAGTGATTATCCGAACCAAGTGAATAACGTTATTTGTTTCCCATTTATTTTCCGTGGCGCATTAGATGTACGTGCCAGTGAAATAAATACTGAAATGAAGCTGGCCGCAGTGGAAGCGATCCGTCAATTGGCAAAAGAAGCCGTTCCTGCTGAAGTGTTAAAAGCAGCTGGCGTAGATGATTTGTCGTTTGGTATTAACTATATTATTCCAAAACCAATGGATCCTCGATTACTACCACGTGTTGCTGGCGCTGTTGCGCGTGCCGCGGTAGAGTCTGGCGTGGCTAGAATTGAGCTTCCAGAGCAATATAAATAA
- a CDS encoding PadR family transcriptional regulator, whose product MSLPHVILTVLSRHEATGYDITKAFSQNIGHFWKASHQQVYRELNKMSQLEWVTSELIEQEGKPDKKIYTITELGRKALTAWFEQPTPYTPTRDEFSAKLMACSVQSSDLLIEQINELIPQAEHMIQQFQLLEKQFYAYPEKLNIAARIERLILRRNILERKMWVEWAVEVKEQLTLQDTLI is encoded by the coding sequence ATGTCGTTACCGCACGTTATTTTAACCGTTCTTAGTCGCCATGAAGCGACAGGCTATGATATTACCAAAGCCTTTTCACAAAATATTGGGCATTTTTGGAAAGCCAGCCACCAGCAGGTATACCGAGAATTAAATAAAATGTCACAGTTAGAATGGGTCACGAGTGAATTGATCGAACAAGAAGGCAAGCCTGATAAGAAAATTTACACTATTACCGAACTTGGTAGAAAAGCATTAACCGCTTGGTTTGAACAACCCACGCCTTATACACCAACTCGTGATGAGTTTTCAGCCAAATTAATGGCATGTTCAGTTCAATCTTCGGATCTTCTTATTGAGCAAATTAATGAATTAATTCCACAAGCCGAACACATGATCCAACAATTTCAGCTACTCGAAAAACAATTTTATGCTTACCCAGAAAAGCTCAATATTGCCGCAAGAATAGAACGTTTGATTTTAAGACGAAACATTTTAGAAAGGAAAATGTGGGTAGAATGGGCGGTAGAAGTCAAAGAACAACTCACCTTGCAAGACACTCTTATTTAA
- a CDS encoding O-succinylhomoserine (thiol)-lyase, translating into MSSKKPATVAVRTGIESDTQYHAVVPPIYLSTNYGFPAFGEVPKYDYTRSGNPNRGLLEQALSELESGSGAVITNCGTAALNLWISAFLGPDDLIVAPHDCYGGTYRLFNTRAQKGDFKVQFVDQSNQTEFDAAIAKKPKLILLETPSNPLVRVVDIAKACQKAKEVGALVAVDNTFLTPVYQKPLTLGADFVIHSTTKYINGHSDVIGGVIIAKSEAHVELLSWWGNCIGATGTPFDSYMTLRGLRTIAVRMKMHEESAQTLLAYLQTQALVGTIYHPSLPTHPGHEIAKAQQRGFGSMLSFEINGSMDQLKAFVGHLELFSLAESLGGVESLICHPSSMTHRAMSDEAQEEAGISPLLLRVSVGLEDSQDLVADLEQAFIKAQEVA; encoded by the coding sequence ATGAGTTCTAAAAAGCCAGCGACTGTTGCGGTTCGCACTGGTATCGAATCCGATACCCAATATCACGCTGTTGTCCCACCGATTTACCTTTCAACCAATTACGGTTTTCCAGCTTTTGGTGAAGTTCCAAAATACGATTATACCCGTTCAGGAAATCCTAACCGTGGTTTACTAGAGCAAGCATTATCAGAATTAGAATCGGGTTCTGGTGCTGTGATCACTAACTGTGGTACTGCGGCCTTAAACCTATGGATATCAGCGTTTTTAGGTCCGGATGATTTGATTGTAGCGCCGCACGATTGTTATGGTGGTACTTATCGTCTGTTTAATACTCGTGCACAAAAAGGCGACTTTAAGGTTCAATTTGTTGATCAATCTAACCAAACTGAATTTGACGCCGCTATTGCTAAAAAGCCTAAGCTAATTTTATTAGAAACCCCATCAAATCCACTGGTACGGGTGGTCGATATTGCCAAAGCATGCCAAAAAGCAAAAGAAGTGGGTGCGTTGGTGGCTGTGGATAATACCTTTTTGACACCCGTGTACCAAAAGCCATTAACCCTTGGTGCTGACTTTGTTATTCATTCCACGACGAAATACATTAATGGTCATTCAGATGTGATTGGTGGAGTTATTATTGCCAAAAGTGAAGCGCACGTGGAATTATTGTCTTGGTGGGGAAATTGCATAGGAGCAACGGGTACACCATTTGACAGTTATATGACGTTGCGTGGCTTGAGAACCATAGCGGTACGTATGAAAATGCACGAAGAAAGTGCTCAGACTTTATTGGCGTACTTACAAACTCAAGCGCTGGTGGGGACCATTTATCACCCAAGTTTACCAACGCATCCTGGTCATGAGATTGCCAAAGCCCAACAACGTGGTTTTGGTTCAATGTTGAGTTTTGAAATAAATGGCAGTATGGATCAACTCAAAGCATTTGTGGGTCATTTAGAATTATTTTCTCTCGCGGAATCACTTGGCGGAGTAGAGAGCTTGATTTGTCATCCTTCTTCGATGACCCATCGAGCTATGTCAGATGAAGCGCAAGAAGAAGCGGGGATTTCACCGTTACTTTTACGTGTTTCGGTTGGATTAGAAGACAGTCAGGACTTAGTGGCTGATTTAGAGCAAGCCTTCATAAAAGCACAAGAGGTAGCGTAA
- the metJ gene encoding met regulon transcriptional regulator MetJ, producing the protein MADWNGEYISPYAEHGKKNEQVKKITVSIPLKVLKILTDERTRRQVNNLRHATNSELLCEAFLHAYTGQPLPTDEDLRKDRPDDIPTEVKRLMTEMGIEFEAFDD; encoded by the coding sequence ATGGCAGATTGGAATGGTGAATACATTAGCCCATATGCAGAGCATGGAAAGAAAAACGAACAAGTCAAAAAAATAACGGTTTCAATTCCGCTTAAAGTACTAAAAATATTAACGGATGAACGAACTCGTCGCCAAGTTAATAATTTGCGCCATGCCACCAACAGCGAATTGTTATGTGAAGCATTTTTACATGCTTATACAGGACAGCCACTGCCAACTGATGAAGATTTAAGAAAAGATCGCCCTGATGACATTCCAACAGAAGTAAAAAGACTAATGACGGAAATGGGGATTGAATTTGAAGCGTTCGATGATTAA
- a CDS encoding bifunctional aspartate kinase/homoserine dehydrogenase II: MTSARQLHKFGGSSLANPECYKRVANILNEYSNPGDLIVVSAAGSTTNRLIDWLAALEKDGRIAHEILQQLRQFQIGLIEELLPEEKATPLLETLNQEFLVLSDLNGPITSVAYAAVLGHGEVWSSRLLASLLCHLDMEATQIDSRDFLRAERGAQPEVERARSLPLLKEIFAQHGKRRLVITGFMARNDAGETVLLGRNGSDYSATVIGALSESARVTIWSDVAGVYSADPRKVNDACLLPLLRLDEASELARLAAPVLHSRTLQPVAQSAMDLSLRCSYQPESGSTRIERVLASGRGAKIITSLDEILLVQIHFGSGHDFARLESEVIRSLTRAQLQPLAIQSQSDQGCLSLAYTVEIASSALAYLQDTAVGAEIKLKEGYSMVAAVGAGVMINPNHCYGFYQQLKSAPVEFISESSLSLVAVLRKTDVAKLVIDVHTQLFQAQKRVAIALCGKGNIGSSWLSLFAEQKTELEKRRGMSFDLVAIVDSQTYWLDLKGIDPKQALLRFDDEGLSNDGKTWLQTLAHQSEYDEVVVMDVTASPELAAQYAKIAEHGMHLICANKVAGSSSSDAYQRVVDAFEKTGRHWLYNATVGAGLPVNYAIRDLRNSGDEITAVSGIFSGTLSWLFQQFDGSIPFTDLVDLAWQQGLTEPDPRSDLDGSDVMRKLVIVARESGLDIEPESVKVESLVPEALQHISTDDFFEHGKVLNELLSERLAKAQKEGKVLRYIARLNRNGEATVGVEALSPEHALANLLPCDNIFAIESKWYKDNPLVIRGPGAGRAVTAGALQSDLNRLSNLL, encoded by the coding sequence ATGACATCCGCTCGTCAGTTACACAAATTTGGTGGTAGTAGTCTAGCTAACCCAGAATGCTACAAACGAGTCGCCAATATTTTAAATGAATATTCAAACCCCGGTGATTTAATTGTGGTTTCTGCCGCCGGCAGTACAACTAATCGTTTGATCGATTGGCTAGCGGCTTTGGAAAAAGATGGCCGTATTGCGCATGAAATTTTGCAGCAGTTGCGCCAGTTTCAGATTGGGTTAATTGAAGAGCTTCTCCCTGAAGAGAAAGCAACGCCGTTACTTGAAACATTGAATCAAGAATTTTTAGTATTAAGTGATTTAAATGGGCCGATTACGAGTGTGGCTTATGCAGCGGTGCTCGGTCATGGTGAGGTGTGGTCTTCACGATTATTAGCATCATTGTTGTGCCATTTAGATATGGAAGCGACACAAATTGATTCTCGTGATTTCTTACGGGCCGAGCGTGGTGCACAGCCTGAAGTCGAGCGTGCTCGTTCATTACCGCTATTGAAAGAAATCTTTGCTCAGCACGGTAAGCGTCGTTTAGTTATTACGGGGTTCATGGCTCGTAATGATGCTGGAGAAACCGTCTTATTAGGCCGTAATGGCTCGGATTATTCTGCAACCGTCATTGGTGCATTATCAGAGTCCGCTCGAGTCACGATTTGGAGTGATGTTGCCGGGGTTTACAGTGCTGATCCGCGTAAAGTAAACGATGCGTGCTTGTTACCTTTGTTACGCTTAGATGAAGCGAGTGAATTGGCTCGTTTAGCGGCCCCAGTACTCCATAGCCGAACTTTGCAGCCTGTGGCACAAAGTGCCATGGACCTGAGCTTACGTTGCAGCTATCAGCCTGAATCGGGCTCCACACGTATTGAGCGTGTACTTGCTTCTGGTCGTGGTGCAAAGATCATTACTTCTCTGGATGAAATCTTATTGGTGCAGATCCATTTTGGGTCAGGGCATGATTTTGCTCGTTTAGAATCGGAAGTGATTCGCTCGTTAACTCGTGCTCAACTTCAGCCATTAGCCATACAATCGCAATCCGATCAAGGCTGCCTTTCACTTGCGTATACGGTTGAGATTGCATCGAGTGCATTAGCGTATCTGCAAGACACTGCGGTGGGCGCTGAAATTAAATTGAAGGAAGGTTATTCCATGGTGGCGGCGGTTGGCGCTGGCGTTATGATTAATCCGAATCATTGCTACGGGTTTTATCAACAACTTAAAAGTGCACCGGTTGAATTTATTTCTGAGTCGAGTTTAAGCCTTGTGGCTGTTTTGCGAAAAACCGACGTAGCAAAGTTGGTGATTGATGTTCATACTCAATTGTTCCAAGCGCAAAAAAGGGTAGCAATTGCTCTGTGTGGTAAAGGAAATATTGGCTCAAGTTGGTTATCGTTATTTGCTGAACAAAAAACGGAATTAGAAAAACGTCGGGGCATGAGCTTTGATTTGGTGGCGATAGTAGATAGTCAAACCTATTGGTTAGATTTAAAAGGTATCGATCCGAAACAAGCCCTTCTTCGTTTTGATGACGAAGGGCTCAGTAATGATGGTAAAACCTGGCTACAAACACTTGCTCATCAGTCTGAATACGATGAAGTGGTGGTCATGGATGTGACTGCCAGCCCTGAGCTTGCGGCGCAATACGCTAAAATAGCAGAACATGGAATGCACTTAATCTGTGCGAATAAAGTAGCTGGCTCTTCCTCCAGTGATGCTTACCAAAGAGTGGTTGATGCATTTGAGAAAACTGGCCGCCATTGGTTATATAACGCTACAGTGGGGGCTGGGTTACCCGTTAACTATGCTATTCGTGATTTACGCAATAGTGGTGATGAAATTACCGCCGTTTCAGGTATTTTTTCAGGTACATTGTCATGGTTATTCCAGCAATTTGATGGCTCAATCCCATTTACCGACTTGGTCGATCTGGCTTGGCAACAAGGCTTAACGGAACCGGATCCGCGCTCTGACTTAGATGGCTCCGATGTCATGAGAAAGCTCGTGATTGTGGCGCGTGAATCAGGATTAGATATTGAACCTGAAAGTGTCAAAGTAGAGTCTTTAGTGCCTGAAGCGCTTCAACATATTTCAACTGATGACTTTTTTGAACATGGCAAAGTGTTGAATGAATTACTGTCTGAGCGCCTCGCTAAAGCACAAAAAGAAGGTAAAGTGCTTCGTTATATTGCTCGCTTAAATCGAAATGGAGAAGCAACGGTCGGCGTGGAAGCGCTGTCACCAGAGCATGCATTAGCCAATTTATTACCGTGTGATAATATTTTTGCCATTGAAAGTAAATGGTACAAAGATAATCCCTTAGTGATTCGTGGCCCAGGTGCCGGTCGAGCAGTCACTGCAGGGGCATTACAGTCAGATTTGAATCGCTTATCTAACTTATTGTAA
- the ppc gene encoding phosphoenolpyruvate carboxylase, whose protein sequence is MNEKYAALKSNVRMLGELLGSTIQEAHGDAILEKVETIRKLSKSARAGNQEDREGLIEEIKNLPNEQLTPVAHAFSQFLNLTNIAEQYHTISRHCEEHVCEPDAINSLFGKLAQNNISKTETAQAIKELNIELVLTAHPTEIARRTMINKLVKINKCLSQLEHNDLSARERLKTERRLEGLIAQSWHSDVIRQQRPTPLDEAKWGFAVVENSLWAAVPEFLREFDDRLKGHIGEGLPIDARPVHFSSWMGGDRDGNPNVTHPITNEALLLSRWKAADLYLADIQELISELSMTACNDTVRDLSGDQHEPYRAILKRLRTLLSNTCVVLEAKINNEEVPNFPILERVEQLWEPLLACYQSLRECGMSIIAEGSLLDTLRRVKAFGIHLVRLDIRQESTRHSDVITEMTRFLEIGEYDQWTEEEKIEFLIKELSSKGPLLPRNWQPSAEVQEVLDTCRVMAKHPREAFGSYVISMARTASDVLAVHLILQESGCKFRMDVCPLFETLDDLNNSEAVMKQLFSLDWYRNFINNHQMVMIGYSDSAKDAGVMAAGWAQYDAMDKLVKVSDAEGIELTLFHGRGGTVGRGGAPAHAALLSQPPRSLKGGLRVTEQGEMIRFKLGLPDVAVNSFNLYASAILEANLLPPPEPKKEWRDLMKTISDVSCDAYRAVVRGEPDFVPYFRAATPELELGKLPLGSRPSKRNPNGGVESLRAIPWIFSWSQNRLVLPAWLGAGEAIQHAVEQGHQPMLEEMCREWPFFSTRLGMLEMVYSKCNIDISRYYDQRLTDESLWPLGERLRTQLQKDIVTVLNVENNENLMQSDPWGLESIRLRNIYVEPLNMLQAELLYRTRKTANPSPELEEALMLTIAGIAAGMRNTG, encoded by the coding sequence ATGAATGAAAAATATGCCGCTTTAAAGAGCAATGTTCGCATGCTCGGTGAATTACTCGGCTCAACCATTCAAGAAGCACATGGTGATGCTATTCTTGAAAAAGTCGAAACCATTCGTAAGCTTTCCAAATCTGCTCGCGCAGGTAATCAGGAAGATCGTGAAGGCTTAATCGAAGAAATAAAAAATCTCCCAAATGAACAGCTCACGCCGGTCGCTCACGCTTTTAGTCAGTTCTTAAACTTGACCAATATTGCGGAGCAATACCACACTATCTCACGTCATTGTGAAGAACACGTCTGTGAGCCAGACGCCATCAATAGTTTATTTGGCAAGCTTGCTCAAAACAATATTAGTAAAACAGAGACTGCTCAAGCCATCAAAGAGTTAAATATTGAGCTCGTATTAACAGCGCATCCTACCGAGATTGCCCGCCGTACGATGATCAATAAACTGGTCAAAATCAATAAATGTTTGTCTCAACTTGAACACAATGACCTTTCTGCTCGTGAGCGCCTAAAAACCGAACGTCGCCTTGAAGGATTAATTGCACAATCTTGGCATTCTGATGTCATTCGTCAACAACGACCAACGCCACTTGATGAAGCTAAATGGGGCTTTGCCGTTGTCGAAAATTCCCTTTGGGCTGCCGTGCCTGAATTCTTACGTGAATTTGATGACCGCCTGAAAGGCCACATTGGAGAAGGCTTACCAATTGATGCACGTCCCGTTCATTTTTCATCTTGGATGGGCGGTGACCGCGATGGTAATCCAAATGTCACCCACCCTATCACCAATGAAGCACTACTGCTGTCTCGTTGGAAAGCTGCCGATTTGTATTTAGCAGATATTCAAGAGTTGATTTCTGAATTATCGATGACGGCTTGTAATGATACTGTTCGTGATCTTTCTGGCGATCAACATGAACCTTATCGCGCCATCCTAAAACGCTTGCGTACATTACTGTCAAATACTTGCGTAGTACTCGAAGCTAAAATTAATAATGAAGAAGTACCTAACTTCCCAATTTTAGAACGTGTTGAACAATTGTGGGAGCCGCTTCTAGCCTGCTATCAATCACTTCGTGAATGCGGCATGAGCATTATTGCTGAAGGCTCTTTATTAGATACATTACGTCGAGTTAAAGCATTTGGCATCCACCTTGTGCGATTAGATATTCGTCAAGAAAGTACCCGCCATTCCGATGTCATTACCGAAATGACGCGCTTCCTAGAAATTGGCGAATACGACCAATGGACAGAAGAAGAGAAAATTGAATTCTTAATTAAAGAACTCAGCTCAAAAGGCCCATTACTTCCTCGAAACTGGCAGCCTTCTGCTGAAGTACAAGAAGTATTAGATACATGTCGCGTAATGGCTAAACATCCGCGTGAAGCCTTTGGTTCTTATGTGATTTCAATGGCTCGTACCGCATCTGATGTGTTAGCGGTACACTTGATTTTACAAGAGTCAGGGTGCAAGTTCCGTATGGATGTTTGCCCATTATTTGAAACATTAGACGACTTGAACAACTCTGAAGCCGTCATGAAACAACTGTTTTCACTCGATTGGTACCGTAACTTCATCAACAACCACCAAATGGTCATGATTGGTTATTCCGATTCAGCCAAAGATGCGGGCGTTATGGCGGCAGGTTGGGCTCAGTACGATGCGATGGATAAACTAGTGAAAGTATCCGATGCAGAAGGTATTGAACTTACCTTATTCCATGGACGTGGTGGTACGGTTGGTCGTGGTGGCGCGCCTGCCCATGCGGCATTACTGTCTCAACCACCTCGCAGTTTAAAAGGTGGATTACGTGTGACAGAGCAAGGTGAAATGATCCGCTTTAAACTTGGCTTACCTGATGTCGCAGTTAACAGCTTTAATTTATACGCAAGCGCGATATTAGAAGCAAATTTACTGCCACCTCCGGAGCCTAAGAAAGAATGGCGCGATCTCATGAAGACTATTTCGGATGTCTCGTGTGATGCTTACCGTGCCGTTGTTCGTGGCGAACCTGATTTCGTCCCTTACTTCCGCGCCGCCACACCTGAATTAGAATTAGGTAAGCTGCCTCTTGGTTCTCGCCCATCCAAGCGTAATCCAAATGGTGGTGTCGAAAGCTTACGCGCGATTCCTTGGATTTTCTCTTGGAGCCAAAACCGTCTGGTACTACCAGCATGGTTGGGAGCCGGTGAAGCAATTCAACATGCGGTCGAGCAAGGCCATCAACCTATGCTTGAAGAAATGTGCCGTGAATGGCCTTTCTTTTCTACCCGACTAGGCATGTTAGAAATGGTTTACTCTAAATGTAATATCGATATTTCTCGCTATTACGACCAACGATTAACCGATGAGTCTTTATGGCCACTAGGGGAGCGTCTACGTACGCAATTGCAAAAAGATATTGTTACCGTTCTAAATGTTGAAAATAACGAAAACTTGATGCAAAGCGACCCGTGGGGTTTAGAGTCTATTCGCTTACGTAATATCTATGTAGAGCCACTAAATATGCTGCAAGCCGAATTGCTGTACCGTACTCGTAAAACAGCTAATCCTTCTCCTGAATTAGAAGAAGCCCTAATGTTAACGATTGCAGGGATTGCCGCAGGCATGCGTAACACGGGTTAA
- the rpmE gene encoding 50S ribosomal protein L31 codes for MKTGIHPEYKAVAATCSCGNAFEFNTTLAKESIHLDVCDKCHPFYTGKQRIVDTGGRVDRFNKRFGALSSKK; via the coding sequence ATGAAAACTGGTATCCACCCAGAATACAAAGCAGTAGCAGCAACTTGTTCTTGCGGTAACGCATTTGAGTTCAACACTACTCTAGCTAAAGAATCAATTCACCTAGACGTATGTGACAAATGTCACCCATTCTACACTGGTAAGCAACGTATCGTAGATACTGGCGGCCGTGTTGATCGCTTCAACAAGCGTTTTGGTGCACTTAGCAGCAAAAAATAA
- the metF gene encoding methylenetetrahydrofolate reductase, producing the protein MSYSHAGHIDALNHNVADLAGKINVSFEFFPPSSEKMEETLWSSIHRLKTLQPKFVSVTYGANSGERDRTHSIIKEIKDQTGLIAAPHLTCIDASRDELKEITKDYWNNGIRDIVALRGDLPVGGGKPDMYASDLVELLKGVADFDISVAAYPEVHPEAKNAQADLINLKRKVDAGANRAITQFFFDVESYLRFRDRCVNAGIDVEIIPGILPVSNYKQAKRFADMTNVRIPSWMAKQYEGLDEDPVTRQMVGASQAIDMVRTLSREGVKDFHFYTLNRSEMTYALCHTLGVRPR; encoded by the coding sequence ATGAGTTATTCACACGCAGGTCATATTGACGCACTAAACCATAATGTTGCCGATCTGGCTGGTAAAATTAATGTGTCTTTTGAATTTTTTCCGCCAAGTAGCGAAAAAATGGAAGAAACGTTGTGGAGCTCAATTCATCGTCTTAAAACACTTCAACCTAAATTTGTGTCAGTCACTTATGGCGCTAATTCTGGTGAGCGTGACCGTACTCACTCTATTATTAAAGAAATTAAAGATCAGACAGGTTTAATCGCTGCACCACACTTAACGTGTATTGATGCCTCTCGTGATGAATTAAAAGAAATCACAAAAGATTACTGGAATAATGGTATTCGCGATATTGTGGCATTACGTGGTGATTTACCGGTCGGCGGCGGTAAACCAGATATGTATGCATCGGATCTTGTTGAACTGCTAAAAGGCGTGGCAGATTTTGATATTTCGGTGGCGGCTTATCCTGAGGTTCATCCCGAAGCGAAAAATGCTCAAGCCGATTTGATTAACCTAAAACGTAAAGTAGATGCCGGTGCAAATCGTGCAATTACTCAATTTTTCTTCGATGTAGAAAGCTACCTTCGTTTCCGTGATCGCTGTGTGAACGCAGGGATTGATGTTGAAATTATTCCGGGCATTCTTCCAGTGTCTAATTATAAACAAGCAAAGCGCTTTGCTGACATGACCAATGTACGTATTCCAAGCTGGATGGCGAAACAATACGAAGGCTTAGATGAAGATCCAGTGACTCGCCAAATGGTCGGGGCAAGTCAAGCGATTGATATGGTTAGAACACTGAGTCGTGAAGGGGTGAAGGATTTCCATTTCTACACGCTAAATCGCTCAGAAATGACGTATGCACTTTGCCATACTCTTGGTGTACGACCGCGCTAA